Proteins encoded by one window of Yersinia massiliensis:
- a CDS encoding fructosamine kinase family protein: protein MWQAVKRLLGEYLGPAEIRERTELPGGDIHEAWRLSYGETEVFVKCNAREMLPIFTAEADQLSLLARSKTVQVPEVYGVGSDRDYSFLLLEYIPLKPLDAHNAYCLGQQLAHLHQWSEQLQFGLDFDNDLATTPQPNSWQRRWAQFFSEQRIGWQLQLAAEKGMSFGDIDQITALVQERLLGHQPQPSLLHGDLWPANCAASANGPVIFDPACYWGDRECDLAMLPLCPNLPAQIYDGYQSIWPLPTDFIERQPIYQLYYLLNRSNLFGGQHWLSAQKAVEQLLHPERF, encoded by the coding sequence ATGTGGCAAGCAGTCAAGCGTCTGTTAGGTGAATACCTAGGCCCTGCTGAAATTCGGGAAAGAACCGAATTACCGGGCGGAGATATTCATGAAGCGTGGCGCCTCAGTTATGGCGAAACCGAGGTTTTCGTGAAATGCAATGCCCGTGAGATGCTGCCTATATTTACGGCTGAGGCTGATCAACTCTCATTATTAGCGCGCAGTAAAACGGTCCAAGTACCTGAAGTTTATGGTGTGGGTAGCGATCGTGATTATAGCTTCCTGCTACTCGAATATATTCCCCTGAAGCCCCTCGATGCCCATAATGCTTATTGTCTTGGTCAACAATTGGCGCATTTGCATCAATGGAGTGAGCAACTGCAATTTGGGCTAGATTTTGATAATGACTTAGCCACCACGCCACAACCTAATAGTTGGCAACGACGTTGGGCGCAATTCTTTTCTGAACAGCGTATCGGTTGGCAACTGCAATTAGCCGCTGAGAAGGGGATGTCTTTTGGCGATATTGATCAGATAACAGCACTTGTGCAGGAACGTTTACTGGGGCATCAACCGCAACCTTCATTACTACATGGCGATTTATGGCCCGCCAACTGCGCAGCCAGTGCTAATGGACCTGTCATTTTTGATCCCGCCTGTTATTGGGGTGATAGAGAGTGTGACCTTGCCATGTTGCCGCTCTGCCCTAACCTACCCGCTCAGATTTATGATGGCTACCAGAGTATTTGGCCACTGCCGACCGACTTCATTGAGCGGCAGCCCATTTATCAACTCTATTACTTATTGAATCGTAGCAATCTATTTGGCGGTCAACACTGGCTTAGTGCGCAAAAAGCCGTAGAGCAATTGCTGCATCCAGAGCGGTTCTAG
- a CDS encoding cupin domain-containing protein: MKMFFINDETPWEELGNGIKRKVMTWSDELMMVCVHFDKGAIGTAHKHDIHDQIAYVAAGSFEVEIEGQKRILKAGDAYRAVKNEMHGAVSLEDNSILIDTFTPKRDDFL; the protein is encoded by the coding sequence ATGAAGATGTTCTTTATTAATGACGAAACGCCATGGGAAGAGTTAGGCAATGGCATAAAGCGCAAAGTTATGACCTGGAGCGATGAGCTGATGATGGTCTGCGTTCACTTTGATAAAGGGGCCATTGGCACCGCGCACAAGCATGATATTCATGACCAAATTGCCTATGTTGCAGCAGGTAGTTTTGAAGTCGAAATTGAAGGGCAGAAGCGCATATTAAAAGCAGGGGATGCGTATCGGGCAGTGAAGAACGAGATGCACGGCGCCGTGTCACTGGAAGATAACAGTATTTTAATCGACACCTTTACGCCTAAACGGGATGATTTCCTCTAA
- a CDS encoding YniB family protein encodes MTYQQAGRVAVIKRIAGWLVFIPALLSTLISIINFAYQYSQKSTGINAVMMDFIHVMTDMIRFNTTFLDIFWFNSPVPDFEQGLSAANIMFFIIYMLIFVGLSLQASGARMSRQVRHIREGIEDQMILEQAKGSEGRSREQLEEKIVLPHHTIFLQFFTLYILPIVIGVVAYFVVKLLGLMAQG; translated from the coding sequence ATGACCTATCAACAGGCTGGGCGTGTCGCTGTGATCAAACGGATTGCAGGGTGGCTCGTTTTTATTCCAGCACTGCTGTCAACATTGATATCCATTATCAATTTTGCCTATCAATATAGCCAAAAGAGTACTGGCATTAATGCAGTTATGATGGATTTTATCCACGTGATGACTGACATGATTCGCTTTAATACCACTTTTTTGGATATTTTCTGGTTCAACTCACCTGTACCTGACTTCGAACAAGGTCTTTCCGCTGCTAACATTATGTTCTTTATCATTTATATGTTGATTTTTGTCGGGTTATCGTTACAGGCATCAGGTGCCCGAATGTCGCGACAAGTTCGGCATATCAGAGAAGGCATTGAAGACCAGATGATTTTAGAGCAGGCTAAAGGCAGTGAAGGGCGCAGTCGCGAGCAATTAGAAGAGAAAATCGTGCTACCACATCACACTATTTTCTTGCAGTTCTTTACCCTTTATATCCTACCGATTGTTATCGGTGTCGTGGCTTATTTTGTTGTCAAATTACTGGGATTGATGGCTCAGGGCTAA
- the kduD gene encoding 2-dehydro-3-deoxy-D-gluconate 5-dehydrogenase KduD: MILDSFELKGKIALVTGCDTGLGQGMAIGLAEAGCDIVGINIVEPKETIEKVTALGRRFLSLTADLSKIDGIPALLERAVAEFGQIDILVNNAGIIRREDAINFSEKDWDDVMNVNIKTVFFMSQAVAKQFIKQGHGGKIINVASMLSYQGGIRVPSYTASKSAVMGVTRLLANEWAKHGINVNAVAPGYMATNNTQQLRKDEERSKEILDRIPAGRWGLPDDLKGPVVFLASKASDYISGYTIAVDGGWLAR, from the coding sequence ATGATTTTAGATTCCTTTGAATTGAAAGGTAAAATTGCACTGGTTACTGGCTGTGATACAGGTTTGGGCCAAGGTATGGCGATCGGTTTAGCCGAAGCTGGCTGTGATATCGTGGGTATCAACATTGTTGAACCAAAAGAAACGATTGAAAAAGTCACTGCATTGGGCCGCCGCTTTTTAAGCCTGACGGCTGACTTGAGCAAGATTGATGGCATCCCTGCTCTGTTAGAGCGTGCTGTCGCTGAATTTGGCCAAATCGATATTTTGGTCAATAACGCCGGTATTATCCGCCGCGAAGATGCGATCAACTTCAGCGAAAAAGACTGGGATGATGTGATGAACGTTAACATTAAAACGGTGTTCTTCATGTCTCAGGCTGTTGCCAAGCAATTCATCAAACAGGGTCATGGCGGCAAAATCATCAACGTTGCATCTATGTTGTCTTATCAAGGTGGCATCCGTGTACCATCTTATACCGCATCGAAAAGCGCAGTGATGGGTGTCACCCGTCTGTTAGCTAACGAATGGGCAAAACATGGTATCAACGTGAACGCTGTTGCTCCGGGTTATATGGCGACAAACAATACTCAGCAGTTACGTAAAGATGAAGAGCGTAGCAAAGAGATCCTTGACCGTATCCCTGCTGGCCGTTGGGGCTTGCCAGATGACTTGAAAGGCCCAGTGGTCTTCTTGGCATCCAAAGCTTCAGACTATATCAGCGGCTACACTATCGCAGTAGATGGTGGTTGGTTAGCTCGCTAA
- the hxpB gene encoding hexitol phosphatase HxpB, which produces MATPHPIKAAIFDMDGLLIDSEPLWLQAELDVFTALGLDTSSRDTLPDTLGLRIDLVVKLWFQTMPWQGPSQAEVCKRIIARAIDLVEETHPVLPGVEYALDLCRQQGLKIGLASASPLHMQKRVLAMLGVEHYFDCLVSAEYLPYSKPHPEVYLNAAADLGVDPMQCVTLEDSVNGMIATKAARMRSIVIPSQEYRSDPRWVLADIQLESLEQLRKEDIS; this is translated from the coding sequence ATGGCGACCCCTCATCCAATTAAAGCCGCAATTTTCGATATGGACGGCTTATTGATTGATTCGGAACCTTTATGGCTACAAGCTGAACTTGACGTTTTCACTGCGCTGGGGCTGGATACGTCCTCTCGGGACACATTACCCGATACGCTCGGTTTACGTATCGATTTAGTGGTGAAACTTTGGTTCCAAACCATGCCGTGGCAAGGGCCAAGTCAGGCTGAAGTCTGCAAACGTATTATTGCGCGCGCCATTGATTTGGTGGAAGAAACGCATCCCGTGTTACCAGGCGTGGAATATGCTTTAGACCTTTGCCGCCAGCAAGGGCTTAAAATTGGTTTGGCATCGGCATCACCATTACATATGCAAAAACGCGTTCTGGCGATGCTGGGTGTAGAGCACTATTTCGACTGTTTAGTCTCTGCTGAATACCTGCCCTACAGCAAACCCCATCCGGAAGTGTATCTGAATGCCGCCGCCGATCTGGGTGTTGACCCAATGCAATGCGTCACACTAGAGGATTCAGTCAATGGCATGATTGCGACGAAAGCAGCACGCATGCGCTCAATTGTGATTCCATCACAAGAATACCGCTCAGATCCACGCTGGGTATTGGCCGATATTCAATTGGAGTCATTAGAGCAATTGAGAAAGGAAGATATTTCGTAA